A region from the Lolium perenne isolate Kyuss_39 chromosome 4, Kyuss_2.0, whole genome shotgun sequence genome encodes:
- the LOC127332190 gene encoding putative B3 domain-containing protein Os03g0621600 isoform X1, with protein MGKPCERSKEKAEDYCCDHAEEQDKYFFKVMIGDFRERITIPDAFAKNFSGKLAKTIKLKSRNGCTFDAQITNNFKDLILQSGWNAFASTHDLKVGDFLMFKYNGISQLEVLIFDPSGCEKVPSCLVIKHTGQELIDISSSFDDIPINSPLSERPNQGNENVNISSSRPPPEASEDDLEAQSVPPYILPRGTRLTDVQTKKLGKRVEAIQSKNPIYGCILTRNSLYGKPSALYLSRKYADVYLPFDDETLILERHGKNWGVRCCAASNKRKVLLKGWTQFARDNSLKVGDLCLFEPLKKKNKQYIMRVHIIRKK; from the exons ATGGGCAAGCCTTGTGAGAGATCAAAGGAGAAGGCCGAAGATTACTGCTGCGATCATGCAGAGGAGCAAGACAAGTATTTCTTCAAAGTTATGATTGGTGATTTTCGTGAAAGAATC ACCATACCAGATGCCTTTGCGAAAAATTTTAGCGGGAAATTAGCAAAAACCATTAAGCTGAAATCACGCAACGGTTGCACCTTTGATGCCCAAATTACCAATAATTTCAAAGACCTAATACTCCAATCTGGATGGAACGCATTTGCTAGTACTCATGACTTGAAAGTGGGTGACTTTCTGATGTTCAAGTACAATGGGATCTCTCAACTGGAGGTTCTTATCTTCGATCCGAGTGGCTGCGAGAAAGTCCCATCCTGTCTTGTCATCAAGCATACTGGTCAAGAACTAATTGACAtctcaagcagttttgatgatattCCCATAAATTCACCACTAAGTGAAAGGCCAAACCAGGGGAACGAAAATGTGAATATCAGTTCATCAAGGCCTCCACCCGAGGCATCAG AAGATGATCTGGAAGCGCAGTCTGTCCCGCCTTACATTCTCCCAAGGGGCACACGTCTTACTGATGTGCAGACGAAGAAATTGGGAAAAAGGGTCGAAGCTATTCAATCCAAAAACCCCATCTACGGGTGTATACTGACCAGGAACAGTCTTTATGGAAAACCTTCTGCTCTG TACTTGTCCAGGAAATATGCCGATGTATACCTTCCGTTTGACGATGAAACTCTCATCCTCGAACGACATGGCAAGAACTGGGGAGTGCGGTGCTGTGCTGCCTCGAATAAACGTAAAGTGCTTCTGAAAGGGTGGACACAGTTTGCACGTGACAACAGTTTGAAGGTGGGAGATCTCTGCCTCTTTGAGCCACTCAAGAAGAAGAATAAGCAGTACATCATGAGGGTCCATATCATTCGGAAAAAATGA
- the LOC127332190 gene encoding putative B3 domain-containing protein Os03g0621600 isoform X2 → MGKPCERSKEKAEDYCCDHAEEQDKYFFKVMIGDFRERITIPDAFAKNFSGKLAKTIKLKSRNGCTFDAQITNNFKDLILQSGWNAFASTHDLKVGDFLMFKYNGISQLEVLIFDPSGCEKVPSCLVIKHTGQELIDISSSFDDIPINSPLSERPNQGNENVNISSSRPPPEASDDLEAQSVPPYILPRGTRLTDVQTKKLGKRVEAIQSKNPIYGCILTRNSLYGKPSALYLSRKYADVYLPFDDETLILERHGKNWGVRCCAASNKRKVLLKGWTQFARDNSLKVGDLCLFEPLKKKNKQYIMRVHIIRKK, encoded by the exons ATGGGCAAGCCTTGTGAGAGATCAAAGGAGAAGGCCGAAGATTACTGCTGCGATCATGCAGAGGAGCAAGACAAGTATTTCTTCAAAGTTATGATTGGTGATTTTCGTGAAAGAATC ACCATACCAGATGCCTTTGCGAAAAATTTTAGCGGGAAATTAGCAAAAACCATTAAGCTGAAATCACGCAACGGTTGCACCTTTGATGCCCAAATTACCAATAATTTCAAAGACCTAATACTCCAATCTGGATGGAACGCATTTGCTAGTACTCATGACTTGAAAGTGGGTGACTTTCTGATGTTCAAGTACAATGGGATCTCTCAACTGGAGGTTCTTATCTTCGATCCGAGTGGCTGCGAGAAAGTCCCATCCTGTCTTGTCATCAAGCATACTGGTCAAGAACTAATTGACAtctcaagcagttttgatgatattCCCATAAATTCACCACTAAGTGAAAGGCCAAACCAGGGGAACGAAAATGTGAATATCAGTTCATCAAGGCCTCCACCCGAGGCATCAG ATGATCTGGAAGCGCAGTCTGTCCCGCCTTACATTCTCCCAAGGGGCACACGTCTTACTGATGTGCAGACGAAGAAATTGGGAAAAAGGGTCGAAGCTATTCAATCCAAAAACCCCATCTACGGGTGTATACTGACCAGGAACAGTCTTTATGGAAAACCTTCTGCTCTG TACTTGTCCAGGAAATATGCCGATGTATACCTTCCGTTTGACGATGAAACTCTCATCCTCGAACGACATGGCAAGAACTGGGGAGTGCGGTGCTGTGCTGCCTCGAATAAACGTAAAGTGCTTCTGAAAGGGTGGACACAGTTTGCACGTGACAACAGTTTGAAGGTGGGAGATCTCTGCCTCTTTGAGCCACTCAAGAAGAAGAATAAGCAGTACATCATGAGGGTCCATATCATTCGGAAAAAATGA